The Humulus lupulus chromosome 4, drHumLupu1.1, whole genome shotgun sequence genome has a window encoding:
- the LOC133831849 gene encoding uncharacterized protein LOC133831849, whose product MWLVVLANYNLPPWMCMKDNNFILSILIPGPKSPGKDMDIFLRPLVDELKELWVNGVDTRDSITNTMFKLRAALLWTVNDFPARSYLSGWSGQGYKACPTCNEDTTSVQVIGKTSYIGHRRFLPSNHRMRRDTQFDGQIERRRPPRRFTCDKILEQVNKLVPQVPGKHEMFGGVKRRGIAEDQNWRKKSIFYELDYWSSNTLKHNIDVMHVEKNVCDSLLGTILDNDKSKDTTNARHDLKKFEVKESLWIYEGDSGKLMKPHAPYVLTSDQRMQFCKFIRDVKFPDNFCSNLKKKVNADLTNISGLKSHDSHANLCKNYKGVETRFNRLDRNADEVTPRNLFVFQSQCRPITKETLKPLDRATREQAECEHLEEIKHKYQDGDHNILHKKYFQRWFHKKIYDLQKLGSLDNGDELLALASGSDHLGAYYEGCIVKCVRFMSTKRDLKRSTQNSGVFVAGTEDFNYYGILEEVLKLTFTGTYFVTLFKCKWFNTDPRRKKIIVENNITSINTSGEWYKDDPYILANQAKQVFYLDDLLRGNQWKVVEGVNHRQIWDVENCEANSDIDVVHDISSSNFVLTVDLGELVMLPTQNSIDISTVQNLNVSQEDHELGDEEADEELDEEDDLLIDFCEDDVNANLVNDGSDSDY is encoded by the exons ATGTGGCTTGTGGTGTTGGCTAACTACAATCTTCCACCTTGGATGTGTATGAAAGATAATAATTTCATACTATCCATTCTTATTCCTGGACCAAAATCACCTGGAAAGGACATGGATATATTcttgagaccattggtggatgagttaaagGAGTTGTGGGTTAATGGCGTCGATACAAGAGATAGTATAACCAACACTATGTTCAAGTTGCGCGCAGCCTTATTGTGGACAGTTAACGATTTTCCTGCTCGTAGCTATttatctggatggagtggtcagggatacaaagcttgtccgacGTGTAATGAAGACACAACTTCTGTTcaagtgatcggtaagacatcctacattggtcacagaagattccttCCAAGTAaccatcgaatgagaagagacactCAGTTTGACGGACaaattgagagaagacgtccaCCAAGACGTTTTACTTGTGACAAAATATTAGAACAAGTAAACAAACTTGTACCACAAGTTCCTGGAAAACACGAGATGTTTGGAGGTGTCAAACGTAGGGGTATTGCAGAAGATCAAAATTGGAggaagaaaagcatattttatgaGCTTGATTATTGGTCTTCAAACACTTTAAAACACaacattgatgtcatgcatgtggagaagaatgtgtgtgatagtttgttaggCACTATCTTGGATAATGATAAAtccaaggacaccactaatgcaagacatgatttgaaaaagttTGAAGTAAAGGAATCGTTGTGGATATATGAAGGTGACAGCGGAAAGTTAATGAAGCCTCATGCCCCTTATGTTCTCACATCTGATCAAAGAATGCAATTTTGTAAATTTATTCGAGATGTGAAATTTCCAGATAATTTTTGTTCCAATTTAAAGAAGAAAGTAAATGCTGATTTAACAAATATCAGCGGTTTAAAGTCCCACGACAGTCAT GCAAATTTGTGCAAGAACTATAAAG GTgttgaaacaagatttaatcgTCTTGATCGCAATGCAGATGAGGTGACACCAAGAAATCTTTTTGTATTTCAATCGCAATGTCGACCTATAACAAAAGAAACTCTAAAGCCTCTTGATCGTGCGACTCGTGAACAAGCAGAGTG TGAACACTTAGAagaaatcaaacacaaatatcaGGATGGAGATCATAACattttacataagaaatattttcAGCGATGGTTTCACAAGAAG aTATACGACTTACAAAAGCTTGGATCGTTAGATAATGGTGAcgagttgctagctttagcatctggatcAGATCATTTAGGAGCTTATTACGAAGGTTGTATAGTGAAATGTGTTCGATTTATGTCAACCAAACGAGATTTAAAGAGGAGCACTCAAAACAGTGGAGTATTTGTTGCTGGAACAGAAGATTTTAACTATTATGGAATACTTGAAGAAGTATTAAAGTTAACATTTACTGGCACATATTTTGTGACATTGTTCAAGTGTAAGTGGTTTAATACAGATCCAAGAAGGAAGAAAATAATTGTAGAGAATAATATTACTAGTATAAACACTAGCGGGGAATGGTACAAGGATGACCCATATATACTTGCAAATCAAGCGAAGCAAGTATTttatctcgatgatttacttagaggaAATCAGTGGAAAGTTGTTGAGGGTGTAAACCATCGACAAATTTGGGACGTCGAGAACTGTGAAGCTAATTCAGACATTGATGTGGTACATGATATtagctcatcaaattttgtgttgactgtggatcTCGGCGAGTTGGTTATGCTACCTACTCAAAATTCGATTGACATTAGTACAGTACAAAATTTAAATGTTAGTCAAGAGGATCACGAGTTAGGCGATGAAGAAGCAGATGAAGAATTAGATGAAGAAGAtgatttattaattgatttttgtgaagatgatgttaatgCTAATTTAGTTAATGATGGAAGTGATAGTGATTATTAG